The genomic segment GTTCTCTGTTCAGGTAAACAGTATCCACAAACGCGTGGCTGTTCCACACGCGCTCCAAAAATCTCCGCACCCCCACAATGCCGTTCGTGTCCCAGGGCTTGGCATCCTCCAATGGCCCCATGAACATCTCGTACATGCGCATCGTATCCGCGCCGAACCGCGCTATCACGTCATCCGGGTTAATCACGTTGCCGCGGGACTTGGACATCTTCTGCCCGTCCGGCCCTAAAATAAGGCCCTGGTTGCGCAGCTTTAAGAACGGCTCTTCAAAATTAAGATAACCCAAATCATGCAAAGCCATGGCGATAAACCGGCTATACAAAAGATGCATTACCGCGTGCTCTGCGCCACCGACATACGTATCAACCGGCAACCAGGCTTTGATCTTTTTCTTGTCCGCAAACTCTTTTTGATTCTTTGGGTCCGTGTACCGCAGAAAGTACCACGAAGAATCCACAAACGTGTCCATGGTGTCTGATTCTCTTCGCGCCGGTGACTCACAGTTTGGACATTTCACGTCATGGAAAGACTTTGACCGCGCCAAAGGCGACTCCCCTTTTGGCAGGAAGTCAACATCATCCGGCAGAGTGACGGGTAAATTTTCTTCTTTCACGGGCTGTTCGCCGCACTTGTCGCAGTAGATGATGGGAATGGGCGCGCCCCAATATCTTTGGCGAGATATCAGCCAATCACGCAACTTGTACTGGATGGTCAGCCTGCCTTTGACCGCATCAGTGATTTTCCATTTTGCTTCTTCGGATGAATCTCCTGAAAATGTATCAGAATTGATCAAGACTCCGGACCCGACGTATGCCTCTTCTTTTTTGTCCCCATCGGTAAAGTCCGCATCAGTAATCACTTGCCTGATGGGCAAACCATATTTTTTCGCAAACTCATAATCGCGCTCATCATGCGCTGGTACCGCCATAATAGCGCCAGTGCCGTATGTGGCCAAAACGTAATCCGCAATCCACACCGGAATCTCTTCTTTGGTTCCCGGATTGATGGCAGCTACGCCTTTCAGCTCAACGCCGGTTTTCTCTTTTGCCAGATCCGTGCGCTCCAACTGGCTCTTGCCGGAGGCGGCTTTGACGTACTGCTGCACTTCATCCCAATTTTCAATTTGACCCTTCAGCTCGCGGATGAGCGCGTGCTCCGGCGCAAGCACCATGTACGTTGCCCCGAACAAGGTATCCGGCCGCGTGGTAAATACCTTAATTTTTGATGACGAACCCTTGACCTCAAACTCCAGTTCCGCACCCTCGCTTTTGCCGATCCAGTTCCGCTGCATGTGTCTAATAGGCTCTGGCCAATCTAACTTTTCCAAATTTAACAGTAAGCGTTCCGGATACGAGCCGTTCTTTCCTTTGGGGTCTGTTCCCGTAACATTAAAAAACCACTGCTCCAGATTTTTCTGGATGACTTCAGAACTGCACCGCTCGCAGTTGCCGTCTATCACCTGCTCGTTGGCCAGGACTGTTTGGCAATCAGGGCACCAGTTCACGGGCGCTTCCTTTTTGTACGCAAGCCCCGCGTGGTACAGCTGTAAAAACAGCCACTGGGTCCATCGGTAGTAATCCGGGGATGATGTGGAAAGCTCCCGCGACCAGTCATACGAAAATCCAAGCGACTTGATCTGGCGCGTAAAAGTTTTGATGTTTTGTTCCGTGCTCTCGCGGGGGTGCACCTTGCTCTTGATGGCGTAGTTTTCCGCGGGCAATCCGAACGCGTCCCAGCCCATGGGGTGCAAGACCTCATGCCCGTTCATGCGCACATACCGCGCATAGATGTCCGTGGCCGTGTACCCCTCCGGGTGGCCCACGTGCAAGCCAGCTCCTGACGGATACGGAAACATGTCCAGAATGTACTTCTTTTTACCGGCTTTCGGCTTATCCGATGCCGCAAAAACAGCGTCCTGTTCCCAGCGCTCCTGCCACTTTGACTCAATTGCGTTATGGTTGTATGCTCCCATAGTTATAAAGGGTATTAAACCCTGTGTTAGCTCCTCGGCTCGGAAATGAAAAGAGTACTTTTCATTTCACTCGCTCTACGTCGCTAATGAAGGTAGCATATCGGTTTTTTACCCAAAAATCAATGCATTTCCACCCGCTGGGTAACATTTACCCGTATAATGCGGTATAATGCGCATATGGCATTGAAACACGGAAACAGTTACCTGCGCATGCGCCAGCCCTCACGCAATGCGCTGCTCGCCAAAAAAAACGCAGTGCTCCTGCTTGGACTGGCAAGCAGCCTGGTGGTGCTCGCCCTAAAAATCATCGGGGGCGCAGTTTGGGTATTAAAATTCCTGGCAACGAAAACGTTCCGCATCCTGGTGCGTTTCTTTGGGCTGCCCGTGTACCGGGCGTTTAAGTCCGCGGAAGCGAAATTCGCGCATAGCGTCGGCTATGCGCGCGGCGAGTTCGGCGAAAACTTCAGCCGCAACGTGGTGCTCTACGGGGGGCTGATTGTGCTCTCATTGTTTGCGGCAGTCTCAAACCTCAAAGCGCGCGAACTCCGGCCCGAGGAAGTCGGAAGAAACTCGGGCATGTACGAGCTCCTGGTGGCGCAGGGCGACTATGAGCTGTACGTGGAAGAGAGCCTCTCGGAATCAGACTCGGGCGCGCTACGGACAACGGCTCCGGAACGCGCTCTCTCGGAAATAGGAGTGCAGAGCACCGTGGCCCCGACCGGCGAGCTTGCCGACACCGAGGATACCGCGCTGGTTTCGGGAACCGGGGACGCGCTCATCAAGCCGGATCTTCCGGGAACCGACGTAACGCCCAAGCCGCGCGACTCAATCATCACGTACGCGGTGCAGGACGGGGATACGATTTCACAAATCGCGGAGCGCTTCAACCTCAACACCAACACTATTCTCTGGGCGAACAACATAGGGCCCCGCGACTTCATCCGCCCGGGCCAGGAGCTCGTGATACTGCCGGTTTCGGGAGTAACGCACACGGTCAGCCGCGGGGATACGCTCAATGCCATCGCAAGCAGATACCGCGCCAAAGCAGAAGACATCCTGGAGATCAACAAGCTTGGCAGCGCTTCCGAATTGGTGATCGGCGCAAAGATCGTGGTGCCGGACGGCATTCCTCCTGCGCCGGCGCGCCCTGCCGCGGCCCCGTCGTCCGGACTCGCGGACCTCGGGAGCATCTTTAAGCCGGCTCCGGCTGCGGCCGGAGCCTTCAACTGGCCCACCACGGCCCGCCGCATTACCCAATACTTCCGCGGCTGGCGGCACACGGGAATTGACATAGGCAACAAGACCGGCCAGCCCGTGTATGCGGCTGATGACGGCGTGGTCACCACCTCGGGCTGGAACTCGGGCGGGTACGGGTACTACGTCATCATTGACCACGGCAACGGCATCCAAACCCTGTACGCGCACAACAGTAAAAATGGGGTTTCGGTCGGAGACCGCGTGAGCAAGGGAGGCGTGATTGCAGCCATCGGCTCAACCGGCCGCTCAACCGGGCCGCACGTGCACTTTGAGGTGCGCGTCAATGGCACCCGCGTCAATCCGCTAGACTACCTCTAGTCGTCCTTGGGCCGGTACTGCAGGGCCTCGGCAATGTGCGCGGCGGTGATTTCGGGTTCGCCCCCAAGGTCCGCAATAGTGCGGCTCACTTTGAGCACGCGGTGGAATCCGCGCGCCGAAAGGTGCAGCATATCAACCGCCTGCCGGATGAGGCTGCGGGATGGCGCGTCCAGCACGCACAGCTGCCGCACCAGCCGTGCCTCCATCTCGCTGTTTGAAATCACGTTGAACGGCTTCAAGCGCTCAAGTTGTATGCCGCGGGCGCGGTTCACGCGCTCGCGGATGAGCGCGGACGTTTCCAAGCCGCGCGCTTCCAGTTTTTCAAACGAAACGCGCGGCACGTCCACATGCAGATCAATCCTATCCGCGATGGGGCCGGATATTTTTGTGCGGTATCTGACAATTTGCGACTGCGTGCACACGCACGCGCGCTCGGAATCACCCAAAAACCCGCACGGGCACGGGTTGAACGAGGCAACCAGTATGAAGCGGGCCGGAAACGTAACGCTCCCCTGCGCGCGCGAAACTGTTATGCGCCCGTCCTCAAGCGGCTGGCGCAGGTTTTCCAAAACGCTCCGCGAGAACTCCGCGAATTCATCCAAAAAAAGGACGCCGCGGTGCGCCAGGCTTATTTCTCCAGGCCGCGGGAACGCCCCGCCCCCGACCAGGGCAATGCCGGACGCGGTGTGGTGGGGGCTGCGGAACGGGCGGACCGAAACGAGCGGCGTGTCCGGGGGGAGCGCGCCCGCAATGCTGTAAATTTTCGTAACCTCAAGCTGTTCGGGAAACGTCAGATCCGGCAGAATCGTGACCATGGCGGAAGAGAGCATGGTTTTGCCGCTCCCGGGCGGGCCGGACATGGCGATGTTGTGCGAGCCGGCCGCGGCAATCTCCAGGGCGCGCTTTGCGTGCTCCTGGCCCGCAATGTCGGCCATGTCAATGGAGTGCGCCTGCTCTGCGCGCTCTGCAGGCTCAAGCTTCTCAACCGGGATGATTGTCTGCTGCCCGTTGAGGTGGACAACGAGCTGTGAGAGTGTTGCAACGGGCATGATGCGTATGCCGGAAACCACGCTCGCCTCGCGCGCGTTCGCCGAGGGAATATAGAGGTGCTCGTAGCCCGCATCCCGCGCCCAGATGGCAATGGGGAGCATGCCGCGGCCCGGGCGCAGGCCCCCGTCCAGCGCAAGCTCGCCGACAAACAAGGAACGCGAGAGGTCGCCGCGGATCTGTTCCGTAGAAAACAGGATGCCGACTGCAATGGGCAGATCGTAGGACGCGCCCTCTTTTTTTAAATCAGCCGGGGCAAGGTTGACAACCACGCGCTTTGCGTACGGATAGAGGAAGCCGGAATTGCGGATGGCCGTGGGAATGCGCTGGCGCGATTCGGAAACTGCGGTGTCCGGCAATCCCACCACAATAAACATGGGGTACCCGCGCGACACATCCACCTCAATGGTGATCTTTTCGCCGGAGAGCCCTATCACCGCGCACGAGAGGACATTAGTGAGCATAGCGCTTGCCGGGAACCGCGAGCAGTGCGGCCCCGAGAACCACGAGCGCGTCCGCAATGTTGAACGCTCCGCCAAAAGGAACGGCCAGGTAATCAACCACGCCGCCGTAGAACAGGCGGTCAATGGCGTTTGAGAGCGCGCCAATAGCCACAAGCCCGAGCGGGCCTGCCGCCGAGGGGTGGGCACGTTTTGTGTACAGTGCGGCTCCGAGGACCGCAATGGCGGGAACCATGATCCAGAGTACTGCGGCATTGGGGACCGGCAGGCTCCACGCAAAAAATTCGTTTAGGGAGAGCCGCAGGCCGAACGCGGAATCAAAAACAAAAACCCCGCGCCCGAGCGCCGGGCTTCCCAGGGCATACTGCTTCAGCGCCCGATCAAGCGCAAATCCCAAAACCGCGAGCGTGGTGATGGCGCTACGGCTCCTCATGGCGTGATATCGGTTTCCGCGGCAGGATTTGCGCGGAGCCGATTCTCTCGGATGGGCTTGCCCGTCCGAGCGTCCATGCCATAGGCGCCCTTCTCAATGCGGAGGAGGGCTGCGTTGACCGCCTCAAGCTCGTGCTCAAGCTCTTCCACTACGTCGAGGTTGGTTTCGGTCTGCGCGTACTCGGCGGCATTGGACTCCTCATCATCCCCGTACTCCTGGTACGCGGTTTTGTAATCCGAAGAGTCTGGCCCCTTTCTGGCGCCGCGTGAAGACAAATCAGCTTCAAGCTGGTCTTTCTTGGCAAGCAGAGCCTGTTTTTGCTCTTTAATGAATGACGTGCTCAACGGTGTAGCGCTCATAGTATGGGAATTATAGCATACAATCGCCTCCTGAAACAAAAAAACAGGCCATACGCCTGCATCATTCGCCCCTCCCCAAAGAATTTCGTGGAGGGCGCACAGTGCGCCTCTGTTATATGAATAACTAGGACATGTGCGCCCCCTGATGGCTGTTTGTGGCAGCTGAGGAACGCACTATGAGCGCGCTCTTCAACATTTTGCTTTCAAGCAGCCCTACGTTTAGGGCACGGATCCGACTTAAGGTGCCAGTTCTCTACCGTCTATGTGGTTGCGTCCATCTGTGTATGGGCGAACCGCACTTTTTTTTGTTTTTGTTTCCCGGCCAGACACCGTTTGTTTTTGTTTTTGTTTTTGAATTGGAGGTCGGTCTCCAATGTTAAAGTTCAAGAAAGTAGAGAACATATACATTGTAGCATACCTAAACGCAAAAGTCAATCATCCTCGTTCGGGGACTCTATTCGCCTGCAAGTTGAGCGCAGCCAAAAATTCCAAATTCAGGAGATTCAGTGATGGTGATGCTCGTAACAGGCTGAAGCGCGGGAAAAATATTGGATAGAAAGCCGCCGGAAAGGCGGACGCTTCCGGTTGAGGGGCCGCCCAATGAGCAGGACCCAATACCGGCTGATGCGCGAGTGCCCGAAAGCAGGGACATGTCATTCGTCAGTACCCTTCCCAAGCCAGGAATCACGCCCGTGGCCAATCCGCGCGGCTCGCCTACTCCCCGGAGCTCTTTTAATGGAAACTCGCGGCCTTCGTAGGGCGCCGAAACCTGCTCCCATAGAAAATCACCAATATCAGCCCGCAATTCAACCATGCTCGTGCCGTCCGCAAGCGGGATTTCTTTGGCAAGCGGGTGCGCCACCGCAAAGAGCGTCTCCGCAATAGGCCCAACCAGGTCTTCGGGCACGCTTTCACTTACAAGCACAATCCAGGATGGCTTGCTTGGAGCGCCGGTTTCCGGATATCTTAAGAGAAAAACAAGCTCGGAACCGGCCAGCGCGGAAAGCAGGGACTGGGTATCAATATGGTAAAAGGCCCCTAAAAGCTCCTCTACGCTGCGTACGCCATCCTGCAGGTTTCCGGAAAGCCCGGAAAACCACGCACCCTGCAATGAGCCTGCATCTGCCGCGTACACAGCCACGTCCCCGCTGAATTGCCCGTACAGCGCATACAAGGGGCTTGCGGAAGCGCTTGACAAATCTGTTCTGCCGCTCTTTTGAGCTGCTCGTTGCGATGAAAAAGTTATTTTTCCTGGGGAATAGTAAAAGTCAAGTACCCCGGGAAGATCTGCTCCTTGGAGTAAAAGCCGGATGGCGGGGTGGCTTGCAATCACGCCCTGGTTTTCGCGGGAAACAGCGATTGTTCCCATGCTCCCCTTGGGCGGCGCGGAAAGTGTTTGCGCGAGCGGTGCTGTAGGCTCTGCGCCAAGTTCCGATGCCACAGATGCGCTGGTTGCAATATACAGCCTTCCATCCCGCATAAACCACACCCATTCCGGGCTTTTGCGCGCCCACAATCCCCCTGCCGGACCGACACCGGGGTAGATTGCGCCCTCCTGGGGCTCGGAAACGCCCGAAACAGCAGCCCACGTTTCCGCCTCTGCAAGGGTTCCGGCAAGCACGAGCTCCCCGCTCTTAAGTTCCGCAAACTCAAGAGTCCCGGAAAACAAGCTTTGTACTTCCTTGAATGGCCTGTTGTCCCAGGAGAGCACGTCAATCCGGGAAACGAGATCGCGCACCGGATCTGTTGGGAGCGCTGTGCGCTTCCATAAGAGCGCGCGATCGTACCAGTAGGAACCCGCGCCGAGGTCCGCGCTCGCGTAGAACGGAGTTGCGGCCGGAAGCGCGCGCGCCAACGGGCGGGCGCGCCCGTGCGCAGACCAAAACAGCGCCCCTGCAACAAGCGCCGCGGCAACTGCCGCGTACCCGGCAAGCCGCAGCCGGCTCGTACGCGGCGATTTGGTGGCCAGCACGCTCTGGCCGATGCCCAAACCTCCGATGCGCTGTTTCAGTTCGTTGTCATACCTCTGGTACATGCCCCTATTCTAGCACGCATGCCGCTATCCCAAAAGCGCCCGCAGGACCTGCGGGCGCTTTCTTATCACTGAACACAATTTGTGTACGGTGTTTGGACTGCCACTGCTAGCTACCTCGGGCGGAATGGCCGGCCGCGGCCAGGCGGCCCGCCTCTGCGGCCTTCGTGGCCGCCGCCAAAACCCGCGCCTCGGGGCCGGGGCTCTTTGGTCACGCCCTGCACTTTGAGGTTGATTCTCCCCTGCTCATCAATCTCCATAACTTCAACAGCAAGCGCATCGCCGACTTTAACAACATCTTCCACGCGGTCAACGCGCCCTTGCGCAAGGTTTGAAATGTGCACCAAGCCTTCCTTGCCCGGAAGCACTTCCACGAACGCGCCGAAGTCCATGATGCGCGTAACTGTGCCCTCGTACTTCTCTCCAGCTTCCACATCGTGCGTCAAGTTCTTGATCCATTCTTCGGCTTTGGCTGCTCCCTCCGGGGTTTCGGACGTAATCATCACTAGGCCGTCATCATCAATGTCAATCTCAACTCCGCACGCGTCAATGATTTCGTTGATGGTCTTGCCGCCCGAGCCGATGACAAGGCGGATCTTGTCCGGATTGATGGACAAACTGGTGATGCGCGGCGCGTACTGCGAGAGCTCGTTCGGCTGTGCGATGACCGCTTCAATCTTATCAAGAATTTCCAGGCGGGCTGTTTTTGCCTGCGCGAGCGTTTCTTGTATGATCTGGTTGGTGAGCCCCTGTGTCTTCGTATCAAGCTGGATGGCTGTAATGCCGTCCCGCGTTCCCGCGACCTTGAAGTCCATGCCGCCGAGCCCGTCTTCCAAATCCTGCAAGTCCGTGAGGATCTTGTAGTTGCCCTCATCATCCGAAGCCAAGCCCATGGCAATGCCCGAAACCGGCTTTTTGATGGGAACTCCGGCATCCAAAAGCGCGAGCGTTGAGCCGCACACCGAACCCATGGAACTGGATCCGTTTGAACCCAGGACTTCCGATACCACGCGGATGGTGTACGGAAACTCTTCTTTGGGCGGCAGCATGGGGACAATGGCTTTCTCGGCCAGGGCGCCGTGCCCGATTTCCCTGCGCCCAGGGCCGCGCAAGGGTCCTGCTTCCCCGACTGAAAACGGCGGGAAATTGTAGTGGTGGAAGTAGCGCTTCTTGGTGTCATTCTCCTCAAGGGTGTCAAGGATCTGTTCCGAACCCGGCGAATCCAGGGTTGCAACCGAAAGAATCTGGGTCTCTCCGCGGGAGAACAATCCGGAACCGTGCGTGCGCGCCAGCAGGCCCGCTTCCAGAGTAATGGGCCGGATTTCATCCAACGCCCGTCCGTCAACGCGTTTTCCTTCTTTAAGAATGGCAACGCTCACGCTGCGCTCAATGAACTTGGACGCGGCAGCCGCCCCGATCTTGCGCTTTTCCTTGCCCACCTGAAGCGTACGCAAGCGCTCTTCCAGTTGTTCCAAGAGCCCTGCCACGGCCTGCTTGCGCGAACTCTTGGTCTCCTTGGGGCCAGTAAACAGCACGCCATTGATGCGCTCGGCAACGAACTGCTCCGCTTCCTTGGCCGGGTCAATGCCGGATCCGTCGTCTTCCGTGGCAAGCGCCTCGGGCTCCTTGAACTTCTCAAGCCCGATTTCGCCCTGCATCTTGGAAAACAAATCAGTGAGTACACCCAACTGCTTTTGCGCATACCCAACGCCTTCATACACAAGATCTTCGCCCGCCTCTTTGGCGTCAGCCTCAATCATGAGCGTCTTTTCCGCAGTCCCGGCAACCACCAGGTTCAGCTCTGATTCGCGGCGCGCCGCATAGGACGGGTTGACCGCCCACTCGCCGGCCGCGCTTGATACGCGCACCGCGGCAATGGGCCCCTTCCACGGCACGTCGGAAATGGAGAGCGCGGCCGAGGCCGCATTCAAGCCCACGATGTCCGGATCATTCTCCTTGTCAAACGAGAGCACGGTCAGAATAACCTGCACGTCGTTCTTGAGCCACTTCGGGAACAGGGGCCGCACGGCGCGGTCCACGAGCCGGGCAGAGAGGATGGCCTCGTCAGTGGGCCGTCCCTCGTGCTTAACGAACCGCGAGCCCTTGATCTTTCCGGCTGCATACAGCTTTTCTTCGTAGTCAACCATTAAAGGAAAGTAGCCAATGTCTTCCCGCGGCTCCCCGGGCATCACCACTGTGGCGAGCACCTCGGTGCCGCCGAAGCGCGCCAAAACGCTCGCATTGGCCTGCAAGGCGAGCTTGCCCGTCTTAAACACGAATTCACCTCCGTTCACTGATACGGTATACTGTTTCTCTTCCATAAAAACTCCTCGGCAGTGGAGGCCGCACCGGAGTCTATTTAATCTCGCCTCATCGCAGAATGAGAAGAGGTTAAATAAACCCGCTCGCGTAGGCCCTGGCTGCCCTACTAATAATTGCTTATCGCTTGATTAAGAACTTTTTGCTTTCTCCCAGGTCAGTGAACAGGTCAGCTGATTCCTTGAGCTTGCTGGACGCGGTCTTGGTGAACGCCATGACCTCCACCACGCATCCTTCGCTGTACTTGAGGTACGAAACCAGCGGCTCAAAGTCGCCGTCCCCGGAAACGAGCACCACGGCATCCAGCTTTGCGGCCATGCGGATCGCGTCCATGCAGATGCCCACGTCCCAGTCCCCCTTTTTGGCGCCCCCGAGGAACACCTGCAGCTCGCGCGACTTGACCTCAAACCCGATTTTTGCGAGCGCCGCAAAAAAATTATCTTCATCTGACTGCGGGCCTTTCACGGTATACGCAATGGCGCGGATGAGCTCGCGCTCACCCACGGCCTCCTCCAGGACCTTCCCGAAATTCACTTTTGCATCAAACAAATTTTTGGCTGAATAGTACATGTTCTGGATATCCACGAACACGCCTACCCTCTGTGCTTTGTACTGTGCCATATGCCTACACTACAAAAAAATATATAAAAAGTCAAGTATTGACGGTTCTTTGTCGGCGCTTTATGAACTGCTGCGGCGCGCATACTCATCGGCCGTCCGCCACACTGATGCCGGAATTGCGGGGTGCACCAGGCCCGGCCCAAAACGCAGGGTGTGCGCGATCTCGGACGAGGTGTACCCTCCGTACAGATACGCGTTCACGAGCTTGGGCCAGTGCGAGCGCGGATTCGGAATTCTTCCGGAGCCGAACTCAAGCTCCAGGGCCGACCGGAGTTCTGCGGCTTGGTACCGCTCCTCGGCAAGCGAGGAAAGGCGCGCTCTGCCGTACGCAAACGATCCCGCAACGGATGCGGCATCGGAAACCAATGCTTTTCTGCCCGGGCCCAAAGGGTCGTAGCCGTTGAGCGCCTCGGTGCCGTCGCTGTGCCCGTCCTGGTCTGAATCGGCATCCCAGGGGTCAGTGCCATACTGGTACTCAAAAAAGAGGGGGAGCCCGTCTGCGTCATGGTCAGCTAAAACATCATCCTTAAGGTGCGGGTGGAAGCCGTGGACGCGCTCCCACGCATCCGGCAAGCCGTCCGCGTCCGTGTCAAAACCTGTGTCAAGGCTTGAGAGCGTTGCAATGCCAGGTACCTGCGGATTGCGCTCGGACTGCAGGCCGTTTTGGTCAACCGCAACCACGGTGTAGTAGTACTGCTGGTTTGCCTGCACGGAGCGTGTGTTCAAAAACCCGCTGCCGCGGTATCCGGAAGCAACGAGATCCCCCTGCGTTGCGGGGTCAGTGCTGCGGTAAATGGAAACAGACGCGTACAAGTGCGGTTCGGGGTTCTGCCACGCAAGCTTAAGGGAAGTCCCGTCCCCGAGGTCGCGCACCGAGAGTTTGGCAACCGGAGGCGGGGGCGTGGAACCGCGGGTGCGCGCAAACGGGAATGCGCTCGCCAATGTTGCATCCGCACCCTCGCGGCCTGCGCTGTCCACGGTCTTAACCGCGTAATAGTACGTAATGCCGTTTTCCAGTGAACGGTCCTCGTACCAGGATCCGCCCACGCGGTCCGCAACCAGGCTGCCCAGGGCAGGAACCGTATTCCGGTAGATGCGCAGGTACGAAAAATTGTTTGATGGCGGGTTCTGCCACGAAAGCTTGACGGCTCCGGAAGACCCAGTCCCCTGGGCCACAAGGCCCGTAACCGGCAGCAAAACGTCCTGGCCCGCTGCATCGGCAACAACCGCGCGCCTGGGCTCGCTCTCGCTTTTCACCGCGCGGTTTGCGCCCAATGCCTGCACGCGGTAGTAGTACGCGGTGCCGCGGGGCAGATCGCGTTCCGTAAAGCTCCGGGACGTGGTTTCAATGCGAAAATCACCCCGCTCGTTTTCGTTCTGCGAGCGGTACACGCGGTATGCGGAAACGTCCGCGTCCGAGGGCTTAGTCCAGGAAATGGACACTCCTCCGGCACGATCCGCTCCTCCGGACAGCACGGGCTTTTCCGCTTCCAAGGCACTCGCGGAAGCGCTCGCAACGCCCGAGTCCCCGGACTGCACGTTGCCGGTGTTTACGGAACGCACGCGGTAGTAGTACGCAATCCCGTTGTTTACGGACCGGTCAATGTACTCGGTCCCGGACACCCGGCTTCCAACGCGCGAACCTGCGGATGCGAGCGCGGTTGAGCGGTACACATCAAACGTAAGCACGAGCCCGGGGTCAGGCCGCTCCCAGGTAACCTTGATGCTCCTGCCCTCGCCCGTATCCTGCGCCGCGACCGCAACCGGAGCCGGGACCACGGGCTTTGCGGATGCCTGCTGGGAAGGCGCGGAATCAATGCCCGCACTGGTCGCGACCACGCGGTAATAGTAGGTGACGTTGAACGAAACGCCGGAGTCAATAAACTCAAGGCCCGAAACCAGGCCGAGCGAGGTGCCCAAGCCCCCGCCCGTGGCAGAGCGGTGCACGCGGTACAGGCTTGCGCTCGCGGTAGGAGATGCCGCCCACGCAACGCGCACGGCCTGGCTAAAGCCGTGCTGGGCTGCGGACACATCTGGCGGCGGCTCAATCACATCTTGGCCGGTCGCAACCCCGGCGCTCCCGGCAGAGAGCGCGATCAGCCCGAGCGTCGCAATGGTGGTAAAAAACGGTTTCATATTACACTAAACCCTACACAGATAGGTAGGGTTTAGATGAAGATTAACTGTGGCCGCCGGAAGCGTCCGCCGGCGCTTCCTCTTCTGATGAACCCTCCTCGGTTATCGCGGTTTCGTCCTCCGGAGCCAGCGTGTGC from the Parcubacteria group bacterium genome contains:
- a CDS encoding NYN domain-containing protein produces the protein MAQYKAQRVGVFVDIQNMYYSAKNLFDAKVNFGKVLEEAVGERELIRAIAYTVKGPQSDEDNFFAALAKIGFEVKSRELQVFLGGAKKGDWDVGICMDAIRMAAKLDAVVLVSGDGDFEPLVSYLKYSEGCVVEVMAFTKTASSKLKESADLFTDLGESKKFLIKR
- a CDS encoding fibronectin type III domain-containing protein: MKPFFTTIATLGLIALSAGSAGVATGQDVIEPPPDVSAAQHGFSQAVRVAWAASPTASASLYRVHRSATGGGLGTSLGLVSGLEFIDSGVSFNVTYYYRVVATSAGIDSAPSQQASAKPVVPAPVAVAAQDTGEGRSIKVTWERPDPGLVLTFDVYRSTALASAGSRVGSRVSGTEYIDRSVNNGIAYYYRVRSVNTGNVQSGDSGVASASASALEAEKPVLSGGADRAGGVSISWTKPSDADVSAYRVYRSQNENERGDFRIETTSRSFTERDLPRGTAYYYRVQALGANRAVKSESEPRRAVVADAAGQDVLLPVTGLVAQGTGSSGAVKLSWQNPPSNNFSYLRIYRNTVPALGSLVADRVGGSWYEDRSLENGITYYYAVKTVDSAGREGADATLASAFPFARTRGSTPPPPVAKLSVRDLGDGTSLKLAWQNPEPHLYASVSIYRSTDPATQGDLVASGYRGSGFLNTRSVQANQQYYYTVVAVDQNGLQSERNPQVPGIATLSSLDTGFDTDADGLPDAWERVHGFHPHLKDDVLADHDADGLPLFFEYQYGTDPWDADSDQDGHSDGTEALNGYDPLGPGRKALVSDAASVAGSFAYGRARLSSLAEERYQAAELRSALELEFGSGRIPNPRSHWPKLVNAYLYGGYTSSEIAHTLRFGPGLVHPAIPASVWRTADEYARRSSS